One window of the Bacillota bacterium genome contains the following:
- a CDS encoding RHS repeat-associated core domain-containing protein, whose translation MQSNTGQYLALQYNVNNLIDKVTDSLGREVSFTYDANHNLTGITDANGQTNTYTYNSDGRVLTATDHAGVQIFSNTYDAQGRVIAQDDAVAGNQVTKFSYDESSQPGKVITTVTDRNGNTRVLIHDGNYNLVSETDGLGNTTTYTFDSNGNRTSMTDANGNTTTYTYDTKGNLLTVTDPAGNVTKMTYDDKNNLLTLENAAGKRVTNTYDTNNNLLSTTDALGNTTTYTYDNNGLVLSKTTPGSGTITYTYENGLLKIVTESMGNTTTYGYDAAGRVVSITNGAGKVTTMTYDNADNLTSITDPLGNKVQYTYDSHHNKLTETDAKGNVTRYTYNGNGKLISVIDALNNETRYEYDGEDRLIRTIDARGNATTITYDAKGRVVAITDPLGNTIHYQYDAVDNLISTTGALGNSVTYTYDKLYNLLTVTDALGRAVTNQYDNLSRLIKVTDPLNRQTHYSYDDLNRLVSVTDAMGGQSRQTFDAEGNRTSLTDPNNNQTLFTFDKNGRLVEQTSAAGKITYTYDARNLLIKKTNGRGQATTYQYDDAGRIQSFTDPTGTVTYTYDANGNVITVSDGTGTITREYDALNRVIKYTDTRGNIIEYTYDAVGNLTTLTYPGGRQVQYQYDATNRLISVTDWAGRVTTYEYDTNGRLTKTTRPNGTVLTLSYDKAGQLTQQKDVDKNGNVIVQYDFTYDAVGNVKTEESLIAPQPFTMPNITMTYTSGNRLATYNGQAVEYDADGNMTTGPLGAGMGNFTYDARNRLISAGNTSYIYDAENYRVGLTENGNQTSYVGSPHSTLSQVLVKTDAQGNQIFYVYGLGLIGHEEPDGVYRTYHYDRRGSTVAITDVNGSVTDQFHYAPYGEMVTRTGTTSTPFMYNGRDGVMTDSNGLYYMRARYYIPKSGRFSSLDILKGNIDNVQSLNRYSYVKGKPVMYVDPYGLCEDSDNNSINENDQISQSYTTKTPTFFDDPIVSNYVGIGISTGLSAAFQNTPASEFYGVASATPNIIWYEVVPLIISQEKTKAALKGDDQRLGYLEEYESILKYPQLLQTKYQGKSITEVEIELRIKYGQPVKPVEAKPWYKFW comes from the coding sequence GCCGTGAGGTTTCATTTACCTATGACGCCAACCACAACCTCACCGGCATCACCGATGCTAATGGACAAACCAACACGTATACCTACAATTCCGATGGACGAGTATTGACTGCCACCGATCACGCTGGTGTGCAGATTTTCAGTAATACTTACGATGCTCAGGGGCGTGTCATTGCTCAGGACGATGCAGTAGCTGGAAATCAAGTTACTAAATTCAGCTATGATGAGTCCAGCCAGCCGGGCAAGGTAATTACCACCGTAACCGATCGCAACGGAAATACCCGGGTGCTTATCCACGACGGCAACTACAATCTGGTTAGCGAAACCGATGGACTTGGGAACACAACAACATATACATTTGATTCCAATGGCAACCGCACCAGCATGACTGATGCCAACGGAAATACTACCACATACACCTATGATACAAAGGGTAATCTTTTGACCGTCACCGACCCTGCAGGGAACGTGACCAAGATGACCTATGACGATAAAAATAACCTCCTCACGTTGGAGAATGCCGCCGGGAAGAGGGTCACCAACACCTACGATACCAATAACAATCTGCTTAGCACAACTGACGCATTGGGGAACACAACCACCTATACCTATGACAACAATGGGTTAGTGCTTTCCAAAACTACTCCAGGGTCAGGAACAATCACATATACCTATGAGAATGGATTATTGAAGATAGTCACCGAATCGATGGGGAACACAACAACGTACGGCTACGACGCAGCCGGGAGAGTAGTGAGCATAACCAACGGGGCCGGTAAGGTAACCACCATGACCTATGACAATGCAGATAACCTTACCAGTATAACAGACCCACTGGGTAATAAAGTTCAATACACCTACGACAGCCACCACAACAAACTGACCGAAACTGACGCCAAAGGCAATGTTACCAGATATACCTATAACGGCAACGGTAAGCTCATAAGCGTGATCGATGCGTTAAACAACGAAACCCGCTATGAGTACGACGGGGAAGACCGCCTGATTAGAACAATTGACGCTCGTGGAAATGCAACCACTATAACCTACGACGCCAAGGGCCGGGTCGTTGCTATTACTGACCCGTTGGGGAACACCATTCACTACCAGTATGATGCCGTTGATAATCTCATTAGCACTACAGGTGCTTTGGGTAACAGCGTCACCTACACCTACGACAAATTGTACAACTTACTAACCGTAACTGATGCTTTGGGGCGCGCAGTCACTAATCAATATGACAACTTAAGCCGCCTGATTAAGGTTACCGATCCCCTTAACCGCCAAACCCATTATAGCTATGACGATCTAAACCGGTTGGTTTCAGTAACCGACGCTATGGGAGGGCAAAGTAGGCAGACCTTTGACGCTGAGGGTAACCGGACATCCCTGACTGATCCGAATAACAACCAAACATTGTTTACCTTTGATAAAAATGGCCGGCTGGTAGAACAAACCTCGGCTGCGGGTAAAATCACATACACATATGACGCCCGGAACCTGTTGATCAAGAAAACCAATGGGCGCGGCCAGGCAACCACCTATCAATACGACGATGCTGGCCGCATACAAAGCTTTACCGACCCAACTGGTACAGTAACATATACCTATGATGCTAACGGCAACGTGATCACCGTAAGTGATGGCACTGGGACAATTACACGTGAGTACGACGCCCTGAACCGTGTGATAAAGTATACCGATACCAGGGGCAACATCATTGAGTATACCTACGATGCGGTGGGCAACTTAACTACACTCACCTATCCAGGCGGCAGGCAGGTTCAGTATCAGTATGATGCTACTAACCGGCTCATAAGTGTCACTGACTGGGCTGGGAGGGTAACAACTTATGAATACGACACCAACGGACGCCTCACCAAGACAACGCGTCCAAATGGTACTGTGCTTACCTTAAGTTACGACAAAGCAGGTCAACTAACCCAACAGAAGGATGTAGATAAGAACGGTAATGTAATTGTCCAGTATGACTTTACCTATGACGCTGTGGGGAATGTGAAGACCGAGGAGTCCTTAATTGCACCGCAACCCTTCACTATGCCAAACATAACCATGACCTACACCAGCGGCAATCGCCTGGCAACATATAATGGTCAGGCTGTCGAATACGACGCTGATGGGAACATGACAACGGGGCCATTAGGAGCCGGTATGGGGAACTTTACCTATGATGCCCGTAACCGGCTTATAAGCGCTGGAAACACAAGCTATATATATGATGCTGAAAATTATCGTGTTGGTCTCACAGAGAACGGCAATCAGACAAGCTATGTTGGAAGTCCTCACTCTACCTTAAGTCAGGTTCTGGTTAAGACGGATGCCCAAGGTAACCAGATATTTTACGTATACGGCCTAGGTCTTATTGGTCACGAAGAGCCAGATGGAGTGTACCGTACTTATCATTACGACCGGAGGGGCAGTACGGTTGCGATAACTGATGTAAATGGTAGTGTAACTGACCAATTCCATTATGCCCCATATGGTGAAATGGTTACTCGAACTGGTACAACATCTACCCCATTTATGTATAACGGGCGTGATGGTGTAATGACCGATAGTAACGGGCTGTATTATATGAGGGCAAGATATTATATTCCTAAAAGCGGACGATTCAGTAGCTTAGATATTTTGAAGGGCAACATTGATAATGTTCAAAGTCTAAATCGCTATTCTTACGTTAAGGGAAAGCCAGTAATGTATGTTGACCCATATGGTCTTTGTGAGGATAGTGATAATAATAGCATTAATGAAAACGATCAAATTAGTCAGTCCTATACTACAAAAACTCCTACTTTTTTTGATGACCCGATTGTTTCAAATTATGTTGGTATCGGTATTAGCACAGGATTATCTGCTGCATTTCAAAACACCCCCGCGAGCGAATTTTATGGGGTTGCTAGCGCCACACCAAATATTATCTGGTATGAAGTTGTGCCATTAATTATAAGTCAAGAAAAAACAAAGGCCGCACTTAAAGGAGACGATCAAAGGCTTGGCTATTTAGAAGAATATGAATCTATACTAAAGTACCCCCAGCTTCTCCAAACGAAATATCAAGGAAAAAGTATTACAGAGGTCGAAATAGAGCTTAGGATTAAATATGGTCAGCCTGTGAAACCAGTAGAAGCAAAACCATGGTATAAGTTCTGGTAG